AGCACAATTCCTCTAATATTGTAAAAAGTTATCAATTTTGTCGAAGAATATAGATTCGACTAAAGTACAGGCTGATGCCAAACTATTTTTCCACTGAGACAACCCGAGACGACTAAGCAATGCTTTGGTGAAAATTTCGTGCTGACTACAATGTCACCGTGACTGAGGCTAGTCGCTACTTCGCAAAGTTGCATAGGCTCGTTAGCCGGAGGAACGCAGTTAGATAATTCGGCGCAATCGCTGGAGAACGCTAAGAACCGTACGCCATAACCAAAAGGCGAACATATTAATCTACCGTCCGCGGAGAAACACAATTCCTTGATATAACCAGAACCCACGTTCGGTTCCTCTATGAAATGAGTTAATCTCGGTGTATTCTGATGTATTTTATGATTTCTTGGTATCGCGTACATCGTTTGTTGGCCCTGCCTATTCTGATTTTGCGCCCTAGTTCTATCGCCGATTATAACGACCGTATGGGACGAGCGAGGGATATTAACGCTTACGCCATTACTCGATCTAGATAACCAATCTCTTCTTTCGGTGGCTGGATAAAATTCTCTCTCGCGATCCCTCCGAAGTCTAGCTTCTCTAATTGCTACGAGAGCTTCCCAAACGTCGCTATTATTAACGTACAATTCTACGTTGGCAGTAGAAAAGTTATCGATTACGTTGCGTCTTCTTAAATCGTTCAATTGAGAATTCGATCTCTGCGATCTATATTCTTGTTCTCCGTCTCTATTTCGATCATCCGCCGACTCATCGTTCGCGGCTTCGCTATTATCCTCCGCAGCAACAATATATCTACCATCTTGTCTATCCTCCTCTTGATTCGCGTTCGTTCGAGAATCGTTCGCGTTTACATTCGAGCTTACTTCGACTAAACCGAAATTCGTCCTAACGAAGTTTCTTTCCGGCCTTGGGCTTCTCGGTTGCGAACGTACGTTACGACGTGAATTTTCTCGCCAACTCATTGCTCTCGATGGTGTTATCGGTTGAGAATTTTCCGAAGAGGCGAACGAGTTTCGCCTTAGATCGGATACAGTGTGAACGACTCTCGCACGATTTGCGCTTTCAATAACGAAGGACGACGTTATTCCTGAACGCGAAGATTGTGGCTGTTGTGATTCTTCAAATTCTTCGATCGCCGATTCGTTGAATTGAGACGTTTCTTCAGATTCTTTCACTTGATCGATACACTCGGACATGTCTCTTTCTTGAATATCATGAATACAAGTCCACTAAAaacgaatgattttatatgaaaactACGAATATTCGTCGAATTAAATAGATACTATTTTATACAATGCGATACTGAACCTCTGACTTTTCTCCATTACTGATATTTCGGGACAAGGCACACCATCCTTGCGGATGTACTTGAAGACTAGAGATTACTTCAGCATCATCTCCAACAGGAAAATCCGTTAAGAATTCTACTCTGTTATGTGTACGAGAATGAGAAAACAAATGTGTATAAGTGGCAGCAACCGGTATAGTGGTTTGAGATAATTGCATCAGTCGATACATGTTAGGCtatgacaaaaaaagaataaattagtattattatataatgctTATGGTATATTCACCGTTTGATACGATTAATACCTTGAATCCAGCCAAGTCTTGTGCAAGAGTACTTAATTTCAGATTATGTATGATAATAAGATATCCAGATGTAGTACATATTAACATTTTACTGGCATCAGGACTAAGTCTCGTTCGCATCAATCCATTTGTATGAAAGACACGAGTATAAAGAAAACTATTTTCAGTAAAACTGCAGTACATAAATTATGAGATAATTTTGTCAGAATAACACATCTTGTTTGCTAAATTGATAATAGCTACCTATTAATATCCCAAGTATATATGCTACCATCAAATCCACTAGTTAATAATAAACCATCCTTTGGGctatattctatattcttAACCCAATTAGAATGTCCCTGCAAAGTTCTTATTCTCTGCTTCAAGTTTCTAGCATCCCAAAGAGCAACGGTACTATCATCGGAACAAGTAGCAAACATCCGTTGATCCAAGAACCTATAACCAATATAGAATTGACGGCATATTTGTCTGATTCATtggaaatttgtaatatattttaagcaAGCTCTACCAACCTTACGCAATTCACACAATCGTTATGAGCATTATCTATAGCTCGTACTAATTTCCTACATAATGGATCAAACATgagaatacttttcttttcacatgCTGCCAATAAAAGCGATCTATACAAAAAGCAACAGAAATGTGtaattaaatgtttcatttgaTACTCGATACGTATATTTCTAAAAGCAACATTTTTACCCATCAGGCGAATACTCCAAATTAAAAACACCACCGTGTCTGGCAACAGCCAAATTGTCTCCATGATCCCAAGATGTTATGGGAAAAATGGAAGAGTAAAGAGTTTTGTGAAAACGATCGCTATGCCCCAGAGGAAACCTTATGCCTAGTTCGCGTTGCCTTATCCATAGATTGTTTGACGTTTGCTTGGTTTTTATTTTAGGCATTTCACccgaatacatatattttctacattCAAACGAAGCTGTCTATTGATACaaagataaatcaaaatatgtttaataaattgtgaatttaattataactcCAAACAAAATCTTTGGCTCTTCCTTTTGCCTAAAGAACTAGTCTTTGCTATCTCAGTAATAAAAAGaggtttaaattaaaaattcgttgATTCTTCAAGATTAATAGAGATCCTGTACATAGGATCAATTTAAACACGATGGTTCAAGGTTCACGCGAGATTAGGTTAAGTATAAAATGCCACTTGTAGACGAAGTTACACGTGACCTttcgaaaaatgtttttacgtttcttttcgttaaagATTCTCTGTGCGATCTCGATTTTTATGAACGATATATCAAACGACTATATTCTCTCTTCCTGTCACGTTTCGATAAGATTCAAATAAAGTTTAAAAACCAGACACAATACAAATCCACGCCATCTTTACTTTGACGTTTAACATCGATATCTCGCAGTAACTGTCGATTAGCGATTGCACGTTAGAAATCAGTATGAATTCAGCTACGAACTTCGTCTGCATACGCAAATTCATGAGGTTATGATGACACATGCAACCCCCTGCgctgacttttttcttttactgcCCTCTATAGAAAAAATCATGAACTCctcttttaaaaagagatgTCACGTATATGTCTGCCTCTTGTGTATCTACCTCTTGTGAAGCAACATCGAAAAGTATTGAAACTAAAGCGTGAGTAGCGATCAACAGGTGTTCGAAGAAGTactaattttaattgtattcgTCATCTTATACCTTGTAACACATTCTTCTGCTGTTCCCTTTACCTTATATTGTACGAAGAATTTAGGTAaataagagagggagagagagagagagagagagaaagttataaCGAACGTGAAATTCCTGTGAATATGGAGATGTTTTTACTATGATGATACACTTCTACTAAGTTATatgtttacattattattatcttgcAACGTAATGCTTCATTTGATTCCGAAAACTTGATAAATGAGTGAAATTAGTTCCATTTGAATCCGTTAGAAACTAACCTATATACACTAGAATCGTCTCTACGGACATAAACAAAACAGGATCGGGCACTTGACCTCGAGCGGACGCTTGGTTAGTCATTTCGACGGAAGACCTTGACGAGTGAACATCTTTGCTCTTCGAGAGAACAACGTACGTATTCTAAcctaatttttattgttattcttCTAGCATTCTTTCGGTACTAAGATTTTCACACGCAACGATCTACGTACATTAAGATCGAAATCATTCATATTCTTATGCGTAATTATATTTGaagtatgtattattatttctacattACAATTAAGATTATGTCGATGCAATGAATCAACTAGCAACAAGACTCGATGTCTATTATCGTAATCTATCATCGTCATAATTTTTGTTACTTCCTTgaga
This is a stretch of genomic DNA from Vespula vulgaris chromosome 2, iyVesVulg1.1, whole genome shotgun sequence. It encodes these proteins:
- the LOC127072606 gene encoding DDB1- and CUL4-associated factor 10 homolog, producing MYSGEMPKIKTKQTSNNLWIRQRELGIRFPLGHSDRFHKTLYSSIFPITSWDHGDNLAVARHGGVFNLEYSPDGSLLLAACEKKSILMFDPLCRKLVRAIDNAHNDCVNCVRFLDQRMFATCSDDSTVALWDARNLKQRIRTLQGHSNWVKNIEYSPKDGLLLTSGFDGSIYTWDINSFTENSFLYTRVFHTNGLMRTRLSPDASKMLICTTSGYLIIIHNLKLSTLAQDLAGFKPNMYRLMQLSQTTIPVAATYTHLFSHSRTHNRVEFLTDFPVGDDAEVISSLQVHPQGWCALSRNISNGEKSEWTCIHDIQERDMSECIDQVKESEETSQFNESAIEEFEESQQPQSSRSGITSSFVIESANRARVVHTVSDLRRNSFASSENSQPITPSRAMSWRENSRRNVRSQPRSPRPERNFVRTNFGLVEVSSNVNANDSRTNANQEEDRQDGRYIVAAEDNSEAANDESADDRNRDGEQEYRSQRSNSQLNDLRRRNVIDNFSTANVELYVNNSDVWEALVAIREARLRRDREREFYPATERRDWLSRSSNGVSVNIPRSSHTVVIIGDRTRAQNQNRQGQQTMYAIPRNHKIHQNTPRLTHFIEEPNVGSGYIKELCFSADGRLICSPFGYGVRFLAFSSDCAELSNCVPPANEPMQLCEVATSLSHGDIVVSTKFSPKHCLVVSGCLSGKIVWHQPVL